From candidate division KSB1 bacterium, the proteins below share one genomic window:
- a CDS encoding glucose 1-dehydrogenase, which yields MGGSSRRLEGKRILITGASTGIGKACAIRAAQEGAAVVGVNYASHGEAARETAAEVERAGARAILLRADVSAEAEATRLVAEFVTAAGGLEILVNNAGALLQRHSIEDMPTELWRRVFALNVDGTFFVTRAALPYLKRNGGAIVNITSVAAYTGGGPGSVHYASAKGAVVTFTIGLAKELSPYGIRVNAVAPGPIATPFHERFSSPEQIRQFEQATLLRRLGTPEEVAEAVIFLASEAASYITGATIDVNGGMYFR from the coding sequence ATGGGCGGCAGCAGCCGTAGGTTGGAAGGCAAGCGGATCCTGATTACCGGAGCCAGTACGGGTATCGGGAAGGCGTGTGCTATTCGGGCGGCCCAGGAGGGTGCGGCCGTGGTGGGGGTCAACTACGCCAGCCACGGGGAGGCTGCGCGGGAGACGGCCGCGGAAGTGGAGCGGGCCGGCGCCCGGGCGATCCTTCTCCGCGCCGACGTTTCGGCCGAGGCGGAGGCGACGCGGCTGGTCGCCGAGTTCGTCACGGCGGCGGGCGGCCTGGAGATCCTGGTGAACAACGCAGGAGCCCTCCTTCAGCGCCATTCCATCGAGGATATGCCGACCGAATTATGGCGGCGGGTGTTCGCCCTCAACGTCGATGGAACCTTCTTTGTCACGCGGGCGGCCCTTCCCTACCTGAAGCGCAATGGAGGGGCCATCGTCAATATCACATCCGTGGCTGCCTACACGGGAGGAGGGCCGGGCTCCGTCCATTACGCCTCCGCCAAAGGCGCCGTGGTCACCTTCACCATCGGATTGGCGAAGGAGCTGTCCCCCTACGGCATCCGCGTGAACGCCGTGGCCCCTGGCCCCATCGCCACGCCTTTCCACGAGCGTTTCTCCAGCCCCGAGCAGATTCGACAGTTCGAGCAGGCCACCCTCCTACGCCGGCTGGGCACACCGGAGGAGGTGGCCGAGGCCGTCATCTTCCTGGCCAGCGAGGCCGCTTCCTACATTACCGGCGCGACCATCGACGTGAACGGCGGCATGTACTTCCGGTAA
- a CDS encoding M14 family metallopeptidase: MDRSTRMLLLAGWGLLALAQRVGASNYPFARLSEEIQALQRRYPRLIQVSSIGQSVQGRELWLITLTDLEAGPPEAKPALFVAGNLEGHHVSASAMVLGIARQLAESWSRSDSVRELLGRRTFYLLPRANPDGAEQAFGPPRWEQTANLLPWDEDFDDSVDEDGPEDLNGDGWITQIRVPDPDGDYIADPEDSRVLRRIDRAKGEVGQYKVYLEGIDNDGDGQYNEDGPGGIHLDRNFPHAYPYHQPGAGRYQLQAPEARAIVDFLLAHRNVAAVLSFCLHDNLLSPPQSSRQATEAREREEVSPPPGVRGPRRPRQPATTVHPEDAVYFQRAAHVFRTMLGAPEKSLLELPKPEGAFYEWAYFHYGVPSFATPGWYPSLEETRPSGPDTARGDGGNQREVERRRPTRPVRQSSEASQPSPDLQWLRWLERCAGGAGFLSWTPFRHPQLGQVEIGGFLPGARVNPPDSLLPDLVHRHARFCAELARWLPQVELDSVTVKPLAEEVFRLSVRVRNQGYFPTVLAHAAQARAVKPTRIEIETEAQLLSGTRITFLDPVPGSRSAKAEWIVRGKKGQSVKITVIAEKAGTVRRVVRL, translated from the coding sequence GTGGACAGATCGACTAGGATGCTCCTGCTGGCCGGATGGGGCCTTCTCGCGCTGGCCCAGAGGGTTGGAGCCAGTAACTACCCCTTTGCCAGGCTGAGCGAAGAGATCCAGGCTCTGCAGCGCCGCTACCCGCGCCTCATCCAGGTGAGCAGCATCGGCCAGAGCGTGCAAGGCCGGGAGCTGTGGCTCATCACGCTCACCGACCTGGAGGCGGGCCCTCCGGAAGCAAAGCCGGCCCTGTTTGTCGCCGGCAATCTCGAAGGCCATCACGTTTCGGCGAGCGCCATGGTGTTGGGCATCGCTCGCCAGCTGGCGGAAAGCTGGAGCCGTTCGGATTCGGTACGGGAGCTGCTCGGCCGCCGCACCTTCTACCTCCTGCCCAGGGCCAATCCTGACGGCGCTGAACAGGCCTTCGGCCCACCCCGCTGGGAGCAAACCGCTAATCTTCTCCCTTGGGACGAGGACTTCGACGACTCCGTGGACGAAGACGGCCCCGAAGACCTCAACGGCGACGGCTGGATCACCCAGATCCGCGTCCCCGATCCCGATGGCGACTACATCGCCGATCCCGAGGATTCCCGCGTCCTCAGAAGGATCGATCGGGCAAAAGGGGAGGTCGGCCAGTACAAGGTCTACCTGGAAGGAATCGACAACGACGGGGATGGACAGTACAACGAGGACGGCCCAGGCGGAATCCACCTGGACCGCAATTTTCCTCACGCCTACCCCTACCACCAGCCGGGGGCAGGCCGATATCAGCTGCAGGCGCCCGAGGCAAGGGCCATTGTGGACTTTCTGCTCGCGCACCGGAACGTGGCGGCCGTACTGAGCTTCTGCCTGCACGATAACCTGCTCAGCCCGCCCCAGAGCTCTCGGCAGGCAACTGAGGCGCGCGAACGCGAGGAAGTATCCCCGCCTCCGGGAGTCCGTGGCCCCCGGCGCCCTCGCCAACCCGCCACCACGGTGCACCCGGAGGACGCCGTCTACTTCCAGCGAGCTGCCCACGTCTTCCGGACGATGCTCGGGGCCCCCGAAAAGTCCCTCCTTGAGCTGCCCAAACCGGAAGGCGCGTTCTACGAGTGGGCCTACTTTCACTACGGGGTGCCTTCCTTCGCTACTCCGGGATGGTATCCGTCGCTCGAGGAGACGCGTCCTTCTGGGCCCGACACGGCGCGCGGCGACGGGGGTAATCAGCGCGAGGTGGAGCGCAGACGTCCGACGCGGCCAGTTCGCCAGAGTTCCGAAGCCAGTCAACCCAGCCCCGATCTCCAGTGGCTGCGATGGCTGGAGAGGTGTGCGGGAGGCGCCGGCTTCCTCTCCTGGACGCCCTTCCGGCACCCCCAGTTGGGGCAAGTGGAAATAGGGGGTTTTCTGCCCGGTGCCCGCGTGAACCCACCGGATTCTCTCCTGCCCGATCTTGTCCATCGACACGCACGCTTCTGCGCCGAACTGGCGCGCTGGTTGCCGCAGGTCGAGTTGGACTCCGTAACCGTAAAGCCGCTTGCGGAGGAGGTCTTTCGCCTGAGCGTGCGGGTTCGGAACCAGGGCTACTTCCCCACCGTGTTGGCGCACGCGGCCCAGGCGCGGGCTGTGAAACCGACGCGCATTGAGATTGAGACAGAGGCCCAGCTGCTGAGCGGCACAAGAATCACCTTCCTGGATCCGGTCCCGGGATCAAGGAGCGCCAAAGCCGAATGGATTGTGCGCGGCAAGAAGGGCCAGTCCGTCAAGATCACGGTGATCGCCGAGAAGGCCGGAACCGTTCGACGCGTCGTCCGGCTCTGA
- a CDS encoding efflux RND transporter periplasmic adaptor subunit: MLEAKSMGIATRLIRGRWPLVMAVVVLSGLGSSCGRNSSPKPDPRMMGTFADRSAAALPVEVAIARRDTVSHYILATTSLEPERAVDVIAKVSGVVVELRAEEGDVVREGEVLARIDDRELKVALDQAAARLENAQQAFERAKQMFERNLASKEAYEQARLELQTAQAQHDAARLQWEYSRIRAPIGGVITQRFVDLGDMVNPNTVVFAMADFEPLLARIHVPEKDIGKITVGQMARITVEPAPDRVFWGRVRMISPVVDAATGTVKVTVEISKRDGILRPGMFASVYLLTDTHPNALVIPKKSLVLESERDMVFVIRNGRAHEVPVKLGYTNGDKVEVLEGLAEGDTVITVGQEGLREGMPVRVVAPGGAAPVAVASAAAEAVPAAGGPAAQAPLPGGPGASGPITEERLRRIEARAFQIPGVQEEYRKKLQDPAFAGDLQARARFLFEKMRAAGGGPPRRPEE, from the coding sequence ATGCTCGAAGCGAAATCGATGGGTATAGCAACTCGGCTCATTCGGGGAAGATGGCCGCTGGTCATGGCTGTGGTTGTGCTGTCCGGGCTTGGTTCCTCGTGCGGGCGGAACTCCTCTCCGAAACCGGACCCGCGGATGATGGGGACCTTCGCGGACCGGTCGGCGGCAGCTTTGCCAGTGGAGGTAGCGATTGCGCGACGCGACACCGTGTCCCACTACATTCTCGCCACCACCTCGCTGGAGCCGGAACGGGCCGTAGATGTGATCGCCAAGGTCTCCGGTGTCGTGGTGGAGCTGCGGGCCGAAGAGGGGGATGTGGTGCGGGAAGGTGAGGTGCTGGCGAGGATCGACGACCGGGAGCTCAAAGTTGCGCTCGACCAGGCCGCAGCGCGGCTCGAGAATGCGCAACAGGCCTTCGAACGTGCCAAGCAGATGTTCGAACGGAATCTGGCCAGCAAGGAGGCCTACGAGCAGGCGCGGCTGGAGCTCCAGACGGCCCAGGCGCAACACGACGCCGCTCGGTTGCAGTGGGAATACAGCCGCATTCGAGCTCCCATCGGTGGCGTCATCACCCAACGCTTCGTCGACCTCGGGGATATGGTCAATCCCAACACCGTGGTCTTCGCCATGGCGGACTTCGAGCCGCTGCTGGCCCGCATTCACGTGCCCGAAAAGGACATCGGGAAGATCACGGTGGGGCAAATGGCACGGATCACCGTCGAGCCGGCCCCTGACCGCGTCTTCTGGGGTCGGGTTCGGATGATCAGCCCGGTCGTCGACGCCGCCACAGGGACGGTGAAGGTTACGGTGGAGATCAGCAAGAGGGATGGCATCCTGCGGCCCGGCATGTTCGCCTCCGTCTACCTCCTCACCGACACCCACCCGAACGCTCTGGTCATCCCCAAGAAGTCCCTGGTCCTGGAGAGTGAGCGGGACATGGTGTTTGTGATCCGGAACGGAAGAGCCCATGAAGTCCCCGTGAAGCTCGGTTACACCAACGGCGACAAGGTGGAAGTGCTCGAAGGTCTGGCCGAAGGCGATACGGTGATCACCGTGGGCCAGGAGGGACTGCGTGAAGGGATGCCCGTACGAGTGGTTGCTCCGGGCGGTGCCGCTCCGGTCGCGGTAGCAAGTGCGGCGGCCGAGGCCGTTCCCGCTGCGGGCGGACCGGCGGCCCAGGCTCCGTTGCCGGGCGGACCGGGCGCCTCTGGGCCCATTACGGAGGAACGGCTGCGCCGCATCGAGGCGCGCGCCTTCCAGATTCCGGGCGTGCAGGAGGAATACCGGAAGAAGCTCCAAGACCCAGCTTTTGCCGGAGACCTGCAGGCGCGGGCGCGCTTCCTGTTCGAGAAAATGCGAGCCGCTGGAGGTGGTCCTCCTCGTCGGCCTGAGGAGTAG
- the yihA gene encoding ribosome biogenesis GTP-binding protein YihA/YsxC — translation MNVRFYRAVGDLQNLPRDGLPEVSFAGRSNVGKSSLINSLVGRKGLASTSSTPGKTRTINFYRVEEHLYLVDLPGYGFASVAKAMRENWRSLIEGYFRSSRSLRGVVLIADLRHEPTPLDRQMAEWLQSLSLPFVVAATKSDKLSTAALQRQLALHQQTFAALGAEEVLAYSAIDGRGRRELWRVITRWTGYRPD, via the coding sequence GTGAACGTGCGTTTCTACCGGGCCGTCGGCGACCTACAGAATCTCCCCCGCGATGGCCTGCCGGAGGTGAGCTTTGCGGGACGGTCGAACGTGGGGAAATCCAGCCTAATCAACTCCCTCGTGGGGCGAAAGGGACTTGCTTCCACCAGCTCCACCCCCGGGAAGACGCGCACGATCAATTTCTACCGGGTGGAAGAGCACCTGTACCTCGTGGACCTTCCGGGCTACGGCTTCGCGAGCGTGGCCAAAGCGATGCGGGAGAACTGGCGGAGCCTGATCGAGGGCTACTTCCGCTCATCGCGCTCACTCCGGGGCGTGGTCCTCATCGCCGATCTTCGGCACGAGCCCACGCCCCTGGACCGGCAGATGGCCGAGTGGCTCCAGTCCCTTTCCCTCCCGTTCGTCGTTGCGGCCACCAAGTCGGACAAGCTTTCTACCGCTGCTTTGCAGCGCCAACTGGCCCTGCACCAACAGACGTTCGCGGCGCTCGGCGCCGAAGAGGTCTTGGCCTATTCCGCAATCGACGGACGAGGCCGCCGCGAGCTGTGGAGGGTTATCACGCGCTGGACCGGCTACCGGCCCGATTGA
- a CDS encoding M14 family metallopeptidase has translation MRICRILLLAGVILGGVVRPTWPGDPDRPHRVPLSFDRFYDYPELVEAFRTLERNYPKLLRLRTIGKSVQGRDLLLATIVNPDTGPERQKPAMYIEANVHGNEVQGAEVCLYTAWYLLEHYGKIPKVTELVDTRVFYIVPTVNPDGRAWWFEHPSTSSSSRSGLRPVDEDNDGLLDEDDFDDLDGDGHICQMRKRVAFGDYRVSSADPRLMERVEPGEVGDYILLGFEGVDNDGDGLLNEDGPGGYDPNRNWPADWQPNYVQPGSGDYPLSLPESRAVAQFLLEHPNIAGVQSYHNSGGMILRGPGAESIPEYPMADVRVYDRLGEVGETILPFYRYAVIYRDLYTVHGGFINWTYEGLGIFSFSNELWSSYEYFKKAPGREEGRDWRSSFFSRDAERMKFNDLVEMGSMFVEWHPYKHPAFGEIEIGGWKKWAWRVPPAFALEELCHRNCAFTLFHADQMPKAAIHEVTVEKMGPRLFRVRAVLANERIIPTMSQQAIRHKLHRPDRVSIAGPDLRVLAGGLVSDRWLGKMQPVERRPQEIRLEDGIPGMEERVVEWIVEGAGRAQITLDCVKGGVASRVVDLR, from the coding sequence ATGCGGATTTGCCGGATTCTTCTCCTCGCGGGGGTGATCTTAGGCGGAGTCGTTAGGCCGACGTGGCCAGGTGACCCTGATCGGCCTCACCGGGTGCCCCTCTCGTTCGACCGATTCTACGATTACCCCGAACTCGTCGAAGCCTTCCGGACGCTCGAGAGGAACTACCCCAAGCTCCTCCGTCTGCGGACCATCGGTAAGAGCGTGCAGGGACGAGACCTCCTCCTGGCCACCATCGTGAATCCCGATACCGGGCCGGAGCGGCAAAAGCCCGCGATGTACATCGAGGCGAATGTGCACGGCAACGAGGTCCAGGGAGCGGAGGTGTGCCTCTACACTGCGTGGTACCTCCTCGAACACTACGGGAAGATTCCGAAGGTCACGGAGCTCGTCGATACCCGGGTGTTCTACATCGTGCCCACCGTGAACCCCGATGGACGCGCCTGGTGGTTCGAGCATCCGAGCACCAGTAGCTCCTCGCGCAGCGGGCTCCGCCCAGTGGACGAGGACAACGACGGCCTGCTGGACGAGGACGACTTCGATGATCTCGATGGGGATGGACACATCTGCCAGATGCGCAAGCGCGTAGCGTTCGGAGATTACCGCGTCAGCAGCGCCGACCCCCGCCTGATGGAACGGGTGGAACCAGGTGAGGTGGGCGACTACATCCTCTTAGGCTTCGAGGGGGTAGACAACGACGGCGATGGCCTTCTCAATGAGGACGGACCCGGAGGCTACGATCCGAACCGAAATTGGCCAGCCGACTGGCAGCCCAACTACGTCCAGCCAGGCTCAGGCGACTATCCCCTCTCCCTGCCCGAGTCGCGGGCCGTAGCCCAGTTTCTCCTGGAGCACCCCAACATTGCTGGCGTGCAAAGCTACCACAACTCCGGCGGAATGATCCTTCGAGGCCCCGGAGCCGAGAGCATCCCCGAGTATCCGATGGCCGACGTGCGGGTATACGACCGCCTGGGGGAAGTAGGCGAGACGATCTTGCCGTTCTACCGGTATGCCGTGATCTACCGTGACCTGTACACCGTGCATGGAGGATTCATCAACTGGACGTACGAGGGCCTGGGGATCTTCTCCTTCTCCAATGAGCTTTGGAGCTCCTACGAGTACTTCAAGAAGGCACCGGGGCGCGAAGAAGGGCGCGACTGGCGATCCTCGTTCTTCTCCCGCGACGCGGAGCGGATGAAGTTCAATGACCTCGTGGAAATGGGCTCGATGTTTGTGGAGTGGCATCCCTACAAGCACCCAGCCTTCGGTGAAATCGAGATCGGCGGGTGGAAAAAGTGGGCTTGGCGCGTACCGCCGGCGTTCGCCCTGGAGGAGCTTTGCCATCGCAACTGCGCCTTCACCCTCTTCCACGCCGACCAGATGCCCAAGGCAGCGATCCACGAAGTGACCGTGGAGAAGATGGGACCGCGACTGTTCCGGGTGCGCGCTGTGCTGGCTAACGAACGGATCATCCCCACGATGTCCCAGCAGGCCATCCGCCACAAGCTCCACCGCCCAGACCGCGTCTCGATCGCAGGGCCCGACCTGCGCGTGCTGGCCGGGGGCCTCGTCAGCGACCGCTGGCTCGGCAAGATGCAACCCGTCGAACGCCGTCCTCAGGAGATCCGTCTCGAAGACGGCATTCCCGGGATGGAGGAACGCGTGGTCGAGTGGATTGTGGAAGGCGCCGGACGCGCGCAGATCACCCTGGATTGCGTGAAGGGGGGAGTGGCCTCCCGGGTCGTCGATCTGCGCTGA
- a CDS encoding S9 family peptidase, translated as MRHARLIAAIYLATFLGFAAMAGPMRVEHLFQVRQLGSPQLSPDGRTVLFTVRQVDWDQNSYVTHVWRVATSGGSEPVQLTYGKASCYDPQWSPDGQWISFRSDREEKTQLFLMRADGGEAFRLTRFSGSVGEYAWHPSGTRIYFLAADTLDRKQEKRRKDKWDAYLLEKNQPSVHLWEVTVPSGAVRKVVQGEFSLRTFRLSPDGERVAFIAAPSPNRDDDARNEIYLYHLQTGRLERLTENQAIERSLEWVPDGSALTFISDANENLETYYQDSIFWLSLETRRARDLLPGFPWQVLSHAWMTRRGKPDRILFTANCGVTTQWFSLDPLSGKWERKTDFPGVFGSFHYRDSLRRLVCLRSDFQHPADLYILDPDGFRVTQLTRFNAWLDTLQLARAEIVRWNSSDGVEVEGILILPPDYSPARKYPLALQIHGGPESSYQLAFSASWATYPHVLAGAGYAILQPNYRGSTGYGDEWMRAIIGHYFEKDWDDLVTGVEAMIQRGVAHPDSLVVHGWSAGGHLTNWAVTHTDRFRAAASGAGGADWFSFYAQTDMRYIREIWHASSPYDNWEFWLRKSPVLYAKNARTPTLIFCGENDPRVPFAQSREMYVALKRNGCPVEFVAFPREGHSLQEPRHQVQKIKKEFNWFEHYVRGAPLLDLEEIE; from the coding sequence GTGAGACACGCACGGCTGATCGCGGCAATCTATCTGGCCACCTTCCTGGGGTTTGCGGCCATGGCTGGGCCGATGAGAGTTGAACACCTCTTCCAGGTGCGGCAGCTGGGATCGCCGCAGCTTTCTCCGGATGGCCGCACCGTCCTGTTCACGGTACGCCAGGTGGACTGGGACCAGAATAGCTACGTGACCCACGTGTGGCGCGTGGCGACCTCAGGCGGCTCCGAGCCGGTGCAGCTAACCTATGGCAAAGCCAGCTGCTACGATCCGCAGTGGTCACCCGACGGCCAGTGGATCTCGTTCCGCTCCGATCGGGAAGAAAAGACACAGCTCTTCCTGATGCGCGCCGACGGTGGCGAAGCCTTCCGTCTTACCCGCTTCTCCGGCTCGGTGGGCGAGTACGCATGGCACCCATCGGGGACTCGCATCTATTTCCTGGCAGCCGACACCCTGGACCGCAAGCAGGAGAAAAGGCGCAAGGACAAGTGGGATGCTTACCTCCTGGAGAAAAATCAGCCGAGCGTACACCTGTGGGAGGTGACGGTTCCCTCGGGGGCCGTGCGCAAGGTCGTGCAGGGAGAATTCAGCCTGCGCACGTTTCGCCTGTCTCCGGATGGCGAACGGGTGGCGTTTATCGCCGCGCCATCCCCCAATCGGGACGACGACGCCCGTAACGAGATCTACCTCTACCATCTCCAGACCGGTCGTCTCGAAAGGCTCACAGAGAACCAGGCCATCGAGCGCAGCCTGGAGTGGGTCCCGGACGGGTCGGCTTTGACGTTTATCTCCGATGCCAACGAGAACCTGGAGACCTACTATCAGGACTCGATCTTCTGGCTTTCCCTGGAGACTCGTCGGGCACGGGACCTCCTCCCTGGCTTCCCCTGGCAGGTTCTGAGCCACGCCTGGATGACACGCAGGGGCAAGCCCGATCGCATCCTCTTTACCGCCAACTGTGGCGTCACCACCCAGTGGTTCTCACTGGATCCCCTCTCCGGCAAGTGGGAAAGGAAAACGGACTTTCCAGGGGTTTTCGGCAGCTTCCACTACCGGGATTCCCTCCGTCGGCTTGTCTGCCTGCGCAGTGATTTTCAGCATCCGGCTGACCTGTACATTCTTGACCCCGACGGTTTCCGTGTCACCCAACTCACTCGCTTCAACGCCTGGCTCGACACACTTCAACTTGCCCGAGCGGAGATCGTCCGCTGGAACAGTTCCGACGGTGTAGAGGTGGAAGGGATCTTGATCTTGCCGCCCGACTATTCGCCCGCAAGGAAGTACCCGCTTGCCTTACAGATTCACGGCGGTCCCGAGAGCTCGTACCAGCTCGCCTTCTCGGCCAGCTGGGCTACCTATCCCCACGTTCTGGCGGGAGCGGGCTACGCGATCTTGCAGCCCAACTACCGCGGCTCCACCGGCTACGGGGATGAATGGATGCGGGCCATCATCGGCCACTACTTCGAGAAGGATTGGGATGACCTGGTCACGGGCGTCGAGGCCATGATCCAGCGAGGGGTCGCTCATCCGGATAGCCTGGTCGTTCACGGGTGGAGTGCGGGTGGCCACCTGACAAACTGGGCTGTGACGCATACGGATCGGTTCCGCGCGGCCGCTTCCGGAGCCGGGGGTGCCGACTGGTTTAGTTTCTACGCACAAACGGACATGCGCTACATCCGGGAGATCTGGCACGCCTCCTCGCCCTACGACAACTGGGAGTTCTGGCTGCGCAAATCGCCCGTGTTGTACGCAAAAAACGCCCGGACCCCGACCCTGATTTTCTGCGGGGAAAACGATCCCCGTGTACCCTTCGCTCAGAGTCGGGAGATGTACGTGGCGCTGAAGCGGAACGGTTGCCCTGTGGAGTTCGTCGCTTTCCCCCGTGAAGGTCACAGCCTCCAGGAACCCCGGCACCAGGTGCAAAAGATCAAGAAAGAGTTCAACTGGTTCGAGCACTACGTGCGGGGCGCCCCGCTCCTGGACCTGGAGGAGATCGAGTAG
- a CDS encoding M1 family aminopeptidase translates to MTTRCLQSCLVAWVGITPAVLSAQTAPLAVYELERRPVRTEFEQPAFSWDVLRYVLRLAVDRDQEQIHGDLQLTAVCRDAGTPSLRLDLVALRADSALVDDVQVGIRQGSRQLEIALPRAASAGDTVRVRIFYHGRPTNDGFGGFFFSPKAVFTVGEGIYSYPPSMTHTWVACQDHPSDKALFELIATVPAPWTVASNGLLAQTFVRDQLATYHWRSRYPMAPYLFALAASLYDTLRQDLILATGDTLPIVHFVYPEAKEAARKDFQNLPLALTVFARLFGPYPFEKYGSAMVPCRGAMEHQTLTTLSDALVDGSRRYERVFVHELAHQWWGDLVTLQEWADLWLNEGFASYAEVLFVESLYGRPAAQSILREFASRYFAEEKRLGPFAVYNPPAAYMWGATVYDKGAWVLHMLRFLVGDSAFFRILQRYRERFAFGNAATRDFQAVAEEVSGLPLDSFFDQWLYRSGHPILAVTWWQKMPGQLTVEITQLQDGPLFALPVEIETRGKDWRQRDTLWTRSVSDTFALRLRVPLANSWAESLEVDPDNWLLKELRVVPLPGQEALRLNPAFPNPMRSTTTVSFQYGRNAPGHISLAICNVRGQRIRTLFEGWYYGGGETFTWDRGDDEGQAVPSGLYLVVFRCGNLIRSQKLVVLP, encoded by the coding sequence ATGACGACGCGCTGCCTGCAAAGCTGCTTGGTAGCCTGGGTGGGAATCACACCGGCGGTGCTTTCGGCCCAGACGGCCCCCCTCGCCGTTTACGAGCTGGAACGGCGACCTGTCCGGACGGAGTTCGAACAGCCTGCTTTTTCCTGGGATGTCTTGCGGTACGTCCTCCGGCTGGCGGTGGATCGGGATCAGGAGCAGATCCACGGGGATCTCCAACTGACGGCCGTGTGTCGCGACGCCGGAACCCCCTCCCTGCGGCTGGACCTTGTGGCCCTGAGGGCAGACTCGGCTCTGGTCGACGATGTGCAAGTGGGGATCCGCCAGGGCTCGAGGCAGCTCGAAATCGCCCTGCCACGGGCCGCTTCTGCGGGCGACACCGTGAGGGTACGCATCTTCTACCACGGCCGACCCACCAACGACGGCTTCGGAGGGTTCTTTTTCTCGCCGAAGGCGGTCTTCACCGTCGGGGAAGGCATCTACTCCTACCCCCCTTCGATGACGCACACCTGGGTTGCCTGCCAGGACCACCCATCCGACAAGGCTCTTTTTGAACTCATCGCGACGGTGCCAGCCCCGTGGACGGTCGCGTCCAATGGTTTGCTCGCCCAGACATTCGTACGGGATCAGCTGGCGACCTACCACTGGCGGTCTCGGTACCCCATGGCCCCCTACCTCTTCGCCCTTGCGGCTTCTCTGTACGACACCCTGCGGCAGGATCTGATCCTGGCGACCGGCGACACGCTGCCGATCGTGCACTTCGTGTACCCGGAGGCGAAAGAAGCGGCCCGCAAGGACTTCCAGAACCTTCCGCTGGCTTTGACGGTTTTCGCCCGGCTGTTCGGCCCCTACCCCTTCGAGAAATACGGCTCGGCCATGGTCCCGTGTCGGGGGGCCATGGAGCACCAGACGTTGACGACTCTGAGCGATGCTCTGGTGGATGGGTCAAGGCGCTACGAACGGGTCTTCGTCCACGAGCTGGCCCACCAGTGGTGGGGGGACTTGGTCACGTTACAGGAATGGGCCGATCTCTGGCTGAACGAGGGCTTCGCTTCCTACGCGGAGGTACTCTTTGTGGAGTCTCTGTACGGACGCCCTGCTGCACAGAGTATCCTCCGCGAGTTCGCCAGCAGGTACTTCGCCGAGGAGAAGCGCTTGGGGCCCTTTGCGGTGTACAACCCTCCCGCAGCCTATATGTGGGGGGCAACAGTTTACGACAAGGGAGCCTGGGTGCTCCACATGCTTCGCTTCCTGGTAGGAGACTCGGCGTTTTTCCGGATCCTTCAAAGGTACCGGGAGCGCTTCGCCTTTGGGAACGCCGCTACGCGGGACTTCCAGGCCGTGGCGGAGGAGGTCTCCGGCTTACCTCTCGATTCCTTTTTCGACCAGTGGCTTTACCGCTCAGGCCACCCGATCCTCGCTGTCACTTGGTGGCAGAAGATGCCGGGCCAGCTAACGGTGGAGATTACGCAGCTCCAGGATGGGCCCCTGTTCGCCCTGCCTGTGGAGATCGAGACGAGGGGAAAAGATTGGCGCCAGCGGGATACCCTTTGGACGCGCTCGGTCTCAGACACCTTCGCCCTTCGCCTGCGTGTGCCCCTGGCGAACTCCTGGGCGGAGAGCTTAGAGGTTGATCCCGACAACTGGCTGTTGAAAGAGCTGCGCGTGGTACCCCTACCTGGGCAGGAGGCCTTACGTCTGAATCCTGCTTTCCCCAATCCGATGCGTTCGACGACCACCGTGAGCTTCCAGTACGGTCGCAACGCCCCAGGGCACATCTCGCTCGCGATCTGCAATGTGCGGGGGCAGCGTATCCGAACCCTATTTGAGGGCTGGTACTACGGTGGGGGCGAGACCTTCACCTGGGATCGCGGCGACGACGAGGGGCAGGCAGTCCCTTCCGGCCTGTATCTGGTGGTCTTCCGTTGTGGGAACCTGATCCGCAGCCAGAAGCTCGTGGTCTTGCCCTGA